The proteins below are encoded in one region of Pan paniscus chromosome 4, NHGRI_mPanPan1-v2.0_pri, whole genome shotgun sequence:
- the BASP1 gene encoding brain acid soluble protein 1, which translates to MGGKLSKKKKGYNVNDEKAKEKDKKAEGAATEEEGTPKESEPQAAAEPAEAKEGKEKPDQDAEGKAEEKEGEKDAAAAKEEAPKAEPEKTEGAAEAKAEPPKAPEQEQAAPGPAAGGEAPKAAEAAAAPAESAAPAAGEEPSKEEGEPKKTEALAAPAAQETKSDGAPASDSKPGSSEAAPSSKETPAATEAPSSTPKAQGPAASAEEPKPVEAPAANSDQTVAVKE; encoded by the coding sequence ATGGGAGGCAAGCTCAGCAAGAAGAAGAAGGGTTACAATGTGAACGACGAGAAAGCCAAGGAGAAAGACAAGAAGGCCGAGGGCGCGGCGACGGAAGAGGAGGGGACCCCGAAGGAGAGTGAGCCCCAGGCGGCCGCAGAGCCCgccgaggccaaggagggcaaGGAGAAGCCCGATCAGGACGCCGAGGGCAAGGCCGAGGAGAAGGAGGGCGAGAAGGACGCGGCGGCTGCCAAGGAGGAGGCCCCGAAGGCGGAGCCCGAGAAGACGGAGGGCGCGGCAGAGGCCAAGGCTGAGCCCCCGAAGGCGCCCGAGCAGGAGCAGGCGGCCCCCGGCCCCGCTGCGGGCGGCGAGGCCCCCAAAGCTGCTGAGGCCGCCGCGGCCCCGGCCGAGAGCGCGGCCCCTGCCGCCGGGGAGGAGCCCAGCAAGGAGGAAGGGGAACCCAAAAAGACTGAGGCGCTCGCAGCTCCTGCCGCCCAGGAGACCAAAAGTGACGGGGCCCCAGCTTCAGACTCAAAACCCGGCAGCTCGGAGGCTGCCCCCTCTTCCAAGGAGACCCCCGCAGCCACGGAAGCGCCTAGTTCCACACCCAAGGCCCAGGGCCCCGCAGCCTCCGCAGAAGAGCCCAAGCCGGTGGAGGCCCCGGCAGCTAATTCCGATCAAACCGTAGCCGTGAAAGAGTGA